In Nostoc sp. CENA543, a single genomic region encodes these proteins:
- a CDS encoding DUF4058 family protein, which produces MPSPFPGMNPYLENRELWPEVHSRLIIAIADEIAPQLRPKYRVAVEKRVYQMTDENSVLVGIPDVVVSRSLTNPEPEKSTIAVASPPTKPVTVSVPIPEEVREAYLEVREVGTGEVITVIEVLSPKNKRPGEGRKAYETKRQQILGSSTHLVEIDLLRSGETMPILGMPIPSHYRILVSRSTSRPKAELYPFDLQEQIPNFVLPLRRDDTEPTINLKVLIDGVYDRAGFDLAIDYTQELVPPLSETDAAWANTLLQQQGLR; this is translated from the coding sequence ATGCCTTCACCGTTTCCAGGGATGAATCCTTACCTTGAAAATCGAGAGCTTTGGCCAGAAGTTCACAGTAGATTAATTATTGCCATAGCAGATGAAATCGCGCCTCAACTCCGACCAAAATACCGAGTAGCGGTAGAAAAGCGCGTATATCAAATGACAGATGAAAACTCTGTTTTAGTGGGAATTCCTGATGTCGTTGTGAGTCGTTCCCTGACTAATCCAGAACCAGAAAAATCTACAATAGCCGTCGCATCTCCACCAACAAAACCTGTGACTGTCAGCGTTCCCATCCCCGAAGAAGTCAGGGAAGCATATTTAGAGGTGCGAGAAGTGGGAACTGGTGAAGTGATCACAGTCATTGAGGTATTATCACCCAAAAATAAACGTCCTGGGGAGGGAAGAAAAGCATATGAAACCAAACGTCAGCAAATATTAGGTAGCTCGACTCACTTAGTAGAAATCGACTTGCTACGTAGTGGTGAAACTATGCCTATCTTGGGTATGCCAATTCCATCCCATTATCGGATTTTAGTCAGTCGCAGCACATCCCGTCCCAAAGCCGAATTATATCCCTTTGACTTGCAAGAACAGATTCCTAACTTTGTGTTACCGTTACGTCGGGACGACACAGAACCAACAATCAACTTAAAAGTATTAATAGATGGCGTATACGATCGCGCCGGATTTGATTTAGCTATAGATTATACACAAGAACTAGTTCCGCCCCTGTCAGAAACGGATGCAGCTTGGGCAAATACATTATTACAACAGCAAGGTTTACGTTAA
- a CDS encoding AAA family ATPase, producing the protein MNFREEFKLLLRARYPLIYIPTYEEERVETAIREEATNQGNRPVYTWDFVDGYQGNPNDEGFGRRNPLQALEFIEKLPATAPAVLILRDYHRFLEDVAIARKLRNLARLLKSQPKNIVLLSPRIAIPDDLTEVLTVVEFPLPAAPEIKTEVERLLQATGNNLSGKVLDDLVRSCQGLSMERIRRVLARAIATHGELQPEDVDLVLEEKRQTIRQTQILDFYPATEQISDIGGLDNLKDWLLRRGGSFTEKARQYGLPHPRGLLLVGIQGTGKSLTAKAIAHHWHLPLLRLDVGRLFAGLVGESESRTRQMIQVAEALAPCVLWIDEIDKAFSGLGSKGDAGTTSRVFGTFITWLAEKKSPVFVVATANDIQALPPEMLRKGRFDEIFFVGLPTQDERKAIFNVHLSRLRPHSLKNYDINRLAYETPDFSGAEIEQTLVEAMHIGFSQNRDFTTDDILEAASQIIPLARTAVEQIQKLQEWAAAGRARLASKQSPLSDTFGKLR; encoded by the coding sequence ATGAACTTTCGCGAAGAGTTTAAACTGCTGCTACGCGCTCGTTACCCGTTAATTTACATTCCCACCTATGAAGAGGAACGGGTAGAAACAGCCATTCGAGAAGAAGCCACAAATCAAGGGAATCGTCCTGTCTACACTTGGGATTTTGTGGATGGCTATCAAGGAAACCCTAATGACGAAGGCTTTGGACGACGTAACCCCCTGCAAGCTTTGGAATTTATCGAAAAATTACCAGCCACAGCCCCAGCCGTCTTGATTTTACGAGACTATCATCGCTTTTTAGAAGATGTGGCGATCGCTCGTAAACTCCGCAACTTAGCCAGACTCCTCAAGTCACAACCGAAAAATATCGTTTTATTATCACCCCGCATTGCCATTCCTGATGATTTAACCGAAGTTTTAACAGTCGTCGAATTTCCCTTACCCGCCGCGCCCGAAATTAAAACCGAAGTAGAACGCCTACTGCAAGCCACTGGTAATAATTTATCTGGCAAAGTTTTAGATGATTTAGTGCGTTCTTGCCAAGGGCTATCTATGGAAAGGATACGCCGAGTTTTAGCTAGAGCGATCGCCACCCACGGCGAATTACAGCCAGAAGACGTGGATTTAGTTTTGGAAGAAAAACGCCAAACCATCCGCCAAACCCAAATTCTCGACTTTTACCCCGCCACAGAGCAAATATCTGATATCGGCGGACTAGATAACCTCAAAGATTGGCTATTACGTCGGGGTGGTTCATTTACAGAAAAGGCGCGTCAGTATGGTTTACCCCATCCCAGAGGTTTACTATTGGTAGGGATTCAAGGAACTGGGAAATCATTAACAGCCAAAGCGATCGCCCATCATTGGCATTTACCACTGTTACGCTTAGACGTAGGACGCTTATTTGCAGGTTTAGTGGGTGAATCAGAATCCCGCACCCGCCAAATGATTCAAGTTGCAGAAGCCCTCGCCCCTTGTGTTTTGTGGATTGATGAAATAGATAAAGCCTTTTCTGGACTTGGTAGTAAAGGTGATGCGGGAACAACTAGCCGTGTATTTGGTACATTTATCACTTGGCTAGCCGAAAAAAAATCACCTGTATTCGTAGTTGCTACCGCTAATGATATTCAGGCCTTACCACCAGAAATGCTCCGCAAAGGCAGATTTGATGAGATTTTCTTTGTTGGTTTACCCACCCAAGACGAAAGAAAAGCCATTTTTAACGTCCATTTATCCCGACTGCGCCCCCACAGTCTGAAAAATTATGACATTAACCGACTAGCATATGAAACACCAGATTTTTCGGGAGCAGAAATTGAGCAAACTTTAGTAGAAGCCATGCACATTGGATTTAGTCAAAACCGAGACTTTACCACCGACGACATTTTAGAAGCCGCTAGTCAAATTATCCCCTTAGCCCGTACAGCCGTAGAACAAATTCAAAAACTCCAAGAATGGGCAGCAGCCGGGAGAGCGCGTTTAGCCTCGAAGCAAAGTCCTTTAAGTGATACGTTTGGTAAACTGCGCTAG
- a CDS encoding SH3 domain-containing protein, producing the protein MVSGLLKFILGFLLAIAVLVGSGVAVALYFMNRTSIPPARPIYANDSPTVATPTPKKTNVKTTSTSKTSPNPTPSPTPISTETPEALPPGAYKGRVTWSEGVSLRAAAQQDAERVGSVAFNEQVIVLEANQDKSWVKIRTEGSKQEGWLKIGNIEKVAQ; encoded by the coding sequence ATGGTTTCTGGTTTATTAAAGTTTATATTGGGATTTTTGTTAGCGATCGCTGTTTTGGTAGGTAGTGGTGTAGCTGTCGCCCTCTATTTTATGAATCGGACTTCTATACCTCCAGCTAGGCCCATTTATGCAAATGATAGCCCTACTGTTGCGACTCCAACGCCTAAAAAAACGAATGTAAAAACTACATCTACATCAAAAACCTCTCCTAATCCTACCCCTTCCCCAACGCCCATTTCCACAGAAACACCTGAAGCATTACCACCAGGAGCTTATAAAGGGCGTGTCACTTGGTCTGAAGGAGTAAGTTTGCGTGCAGCAGCGCAACAAGATGCCGAACGTGTTGGTAGTGTAGCGTTTAATGAGCAAGTGATTGTTTTAGAAGCAAATCAAGATAAAAGCTGGGTAAAAATTCGTACTGAAGGCAGTAAACAAGAAGGCTGGCTCAAAATCGGTAATATCGAAAAAGTAGCACAGTAA